GAGGTGAGGACTACTTGCTGAGAGGCGACGACATGATGACCCCAGAAGGTGATGATGATTGCCGGTGAGGGTGCGATTGATGCCGGTAAAAGGAGATGATTGATGAAGGTGGGGTGGTAGAGGGTTTGAGGAGAAAAACTGTTTGGCATAGTTAAATTTTTTGATTAACTgaatggattttttttatttgagtaaTTTGGagattgttttttattttttatctgtaTTGGACTAGATTTTCAGCCGATTGTTTTCATTGTTAAAAAATTCCATTTTCTTCCTAGCGAAATTGATAATAATCATATCTAGAGCTAAGTTTCTTTACCGATTTGAATTCTAGTTGTAATTGACAGATTCAAATTTCTGTTTGAGAAGCTAAGTAAATATGAATATGGATTAATACCTCTTGTGCAAAATGACAACTAATAACAGATGCTTGAAGGATGCATATGCAGAGAGTCAGAAAGTAACATTGTAGTCATCAACACGCCACTCTTCGTATTGTTTGGATTCAGTTTGCGTACCTGCAAATATTAGGAAAATCGTGTCCTTCTCCAAGTGATCTTGTAATTCTTGACCATAGATTGAAAATAATATAGCAAGGTGGCGTCAGGTTAGGAAGTTATCTTCTACAAAGGCAACATACTTCACTGCTTCAACCATGGATCCATAGTGGTAAAAGAGGAGTGTTATGGGTcagtaatttttgtgttttgtaacTATCAATCAGccattaataatatttttaatggtgtgagattaattttttttgatggTTAAGTGCTGGCCAAATTGTTAAAAAAACGCTGGCCCTTAGACTTTTTCGTGGTAGAAGAGGAGTGTTAGAAGGTCAGTaacttttgtattttataactatcaattagccatcaatggtattttttatttttaaaaattgttatctATTGAATACGTGATTAAGAATTCTTGATAGAAATTTACTATTTATAATGCTAACTCAACTTCACATAACCATCCATATAAGTAACTCTCTAACTAACTTCTAAGTTCTAACTGACTATAACCTCTCTTTTTATTTGTGcaaattgatatttttaaattatttactaATATGCCATTCTATTGTAGAGACACTACAAAAGAATGCGTGCctccataaaaaaattattaatgcTATACTGTATCAAAACAGtgacatatttttaaatatataacaaTTTATGTATATGTATTTAGTAGATTAAAATTTTGGAATAAGAGATTGATCATGATATGATATCAAAATTTAAGATTAAAAGATAcacaatttaatttttattatttctaaaataaaaaaataacattatacAAAATTCACATTTTAAGTCTAAAAGAATTCTTGCATAAGAAAACGtgttatatattaaatatatgcaCATAAATGATTATATATTTAACAAATATCTTTATTAATACAGTATAgcattaataattttttatggaGGCAGATTTTTTTTAGTGTCTCTACAATGCAATGgcataataataaataatttaaaaaatatattaatttagtaATAAGTCTTAAGAACGGTGGCAATTAAAAGTTTTATATGGAACTTCTATATTAAAAGAATATATAGATTAAGTAGAATGATAAAAATCTCACATAATTCACTACTAACCAATTTACCTTACCTTCATATATATGATCTGTATCATAATAAGCAAGacattcatatatatatgcCCCACATTTGATGAGCTCAAGCTCCAGTTGATTAGTGTTACTTTCAAATACTGAAATAGAGACAAAGATATAAGCACTGGAGAATGCACAAAATAAACAATATATACAATATTTTCAATCTTATTAGTAAAGACAAAAAGACAACagacaaattatttttctattaaaatattaattttattcttatatataCCATAATCACTATACCGCTATTGATCACTAGTTCAACCATCTCAAACAACTAAAATGATAAAATCAAGAAAAAGTCATGATTCCCTAAAATGAACTAAATCCACCCCCAAAATCCATATCCGAACATTGAGAGCTTGGACATGGATATACATTGTTTGCATTATCATTAGATACCATATTTGGTGGCATAATAATGGAAGGCTTGTATGGTTCAATAATATCCTTCAAATCTGAcaacatagaaggaggaggaggagtagTGTCTTGTTTTATAGTTGGTACCTTACAATCCACCATGACCAAACATGGAGCATCATTAGGGGTGGCTTTGCACGTGTGCATGCCAATGTATGTGATTTGGTACATACAAGGATTCTCTTGTGTCCTCTGCACATGTTTGATTGCCCGGCAATTTTGATCATACTTTCTACTGCATCTAAAGTAGCTCCTGCGTGCAAATTGTAGATCATTAATAAACTACCTTTTAAATCACAATTATTAAGTTACGTTGCACAATAAACCAATAGTCTCAATCATACTTTGAATCCAACCACACATGCATAAAACGTGAAATTACTGTCATAATAATATAGAAGCGAAgcttaaaatagaaataaaacaCAAGAAACGAATGTAGTTGGGTATAAAATAAAGAAGCTCACATTTCACATCAACTTAAATTCCAGGACAAGTAACAAAACTAAAGAATCAACTATGTTTCGGCCAACACGACATTGAATATTTGCATAAAGAGGTTGGTGCATGATCCGATAGAACAAAGAAAGATATTAAAAGAACTATGGTTCAGGTCTTTCTGCATCAGTGTATGCCACATATTCAAGGAAGACCTTTAATTTTCCCCTCATGAAAATAAGGAAACCACTTCATTTCATTCTTACTTCATAATCTTAGTTTGATTTGGTTTTTGAAGATAGTGATGGTGGTCTTGATTCGGGAAGCATTTATATGGATCGAAAAGAACCTTCAACTGTGGTGGCAGAACAAATTAAATGCAGCAGCTTCCAAAGCTTCGCTTCAAGTggaaaagaagaggaatatGCCCCACGCACTAATGATCAAGTTTAATATATAGATTAGTATATTATTAGAATTTAGGCTATTTATGTTTATGACTTCATGCCTTTAGATTATATTCTCTTCTCGTGAGTTTAGTAATATTTAATTTTGAGGTGGTTGCTCAACCTTCAAGAAAAGCACAAGCTAAACTTTTTtcataagataaataaaaaaattgtgttttttGCTCTTAAGAGCTCCTGTGAGATATTTTTTAGACCCTTCAAAGTCCAAtattaaaaagaataatatactcattattttaaaatatgataCATAAGAATTAgtacattaaaaatttaatgcattttaatataataataagtTATAATTCAAACATTTTAAATCACAAAACTTAAATTTTCTATAATATATCTTTTCTTGACACTTACGTAAAAAACTTTATTGTTAATAATTATCAAGTATTAAGGAAAGTATCCTgaacataattttttagtttacaATTATTGTAATTAGATGACCTTAAATTCTTTTGACAATGAGTGATCTTaaagatattttattaaaattatcaaacaaAACTACCACCAATTATTTGCAGAAGAATATGAATGATGTCAAAAGTCAAAGTCatagataaaatataagaaTCATGTAACATGATTACTAGTTTTGTAGTTAATATgtagttaatataaaaaaaaagtcactcataaaaatgtttaaaatgtctttttttttaaatattttttaataattaaaatttaacacatataattaattaaactgtattatttttattaaaatgaggataaacaaaataatttgattgaaaaatagtaaattaaattttaaatcgatctaaattaatatgattcttttatagaaaataactacaatatctttattaaagaaaatgcctaaaatattctttttatataatatgactaaaatacttttattatatatatattttgaaaattctaaattctaatcctatgaggcagagaagtaaaggattagaatttagaatttttaaaattaatatatataataagagtattttaattattttctataataaaagcattgtagtcattttttataaaaaataatattaatttaaacaaatttaaGATTTGATTTACTATTTTCTCGGTCAAATTAAATTGTCTAacttaattttgataaaaataacacaatttaattgattatatgtgttaaattttaattattaaaaaatattttttttaaaaatattttagaagtCTTTATAAAGACtctcaaaaaattaaaaaaatgaagttATTGACTATATGTTGATTAAAATTCTGCTTATTATCTAAACTTTCTTTAAATATAATATCAAAGACATATTAGGGTGAAATTGATGGCAACCATAAACCACATAATAACACCAAGCAGATCAGACTAtttagagagaaaataaaaaaagaaaataaataatataatgatGACAGTTACCTAGGAAATTTAGAATTCTGAATTTCTTTCTCTCCATATTTCCTCCATGCATGATTATCATCTGCAGTGGGAGAGATTGTGGTCCATGTGTGTTCAGTCCTCCTAATAATAATTACCATTAACCAATATCAAAAATttcagataaaaaaatataggtaaacaataaaaatactaaataatgtgaataatgaatATATTAAATGTTTAATTCATTAGATATATACGAATGATTATTCTAATGTTAAAATTTaagaaataatttaaaaataaaatattttttattttattagatcaattttaaaatttattattcaaattatttaaaaaaattattatgtaaCTAACCAAACCCTTTCAAAAAAGATAGCATATATGCATGTCGCTTTCGAGCAAAATAGCATGCGGTACACAACAACAACTAACTAGCAGCCACAATCTATTGTAAATCATTATATCTCATAGCGAAAAGCAAATCCAAGAAAAACTAAGATTATTAATTATGGTATAAATATCTATTGTAAAAAGTCCTATATATAATCTCATAACTTCCTCCATTGTCCAATAATTCATTATGGTATAAATATCTTTTGATATCATATCAAAGTCCAACTATAAAACGTTAACATTTTGCAAACAATTATGtcagtaaatttttttttgaattaattttatattctaaattttaaacttatcaatactgaatttttaatattaaactaCTCTTTCACCTTATCTcataacaacaataaaaaaatttcatagtCTATAAATTCAACCCAATAGAATACataaattcaattataattttagtctttattattttatcttatcttatctttagttattcttatcttatctttatttatttttatctttcttaagttaatactctatatatatttaatttcaCCTTCACAATTCAATCATTCAATCAATCAATAAAAAttcttcctatttttttttcttattatttcacAATTTTATCACTTATTTAATAACCCTCcaaaaaataagattaaaaaagtaattttataataataaaaaatatgcaatgGCTATGGCTAATGTTAACTAATTATAAGTTTACTCCCTATACTTGTTCTATCAAATTCTagtatttaaatttttcattCGCCCAGAAAACATGTGCCAAGCCCTTTTCCTCTATATTGTTCATTTTTAATTCACAGAATTTGTCATGTTAATGGAACATTTTAGTTCATCTAtgtttttagtttattttaattCAATATATCTGTTGTTAGTTTTTACCTTTAATATACTATTTATTGAACAACTTActcttattttcctttttcattctCTATCAAGCACAATAAACAATACaatattcatataaaatatatgaattatCAAAACTTATTTTGCTAAAAAAgttttcataaataaatattaataattgttaatttgaatttttctatGTCCTGCCGTACGTGTGAAGTGAAACCCAACGCTGGGAAGTGGGAAGTGGGAACTCAAACTACCCACAAAACAACAACATTGCATTGAAGTGATGAGCTAATGCACAAAACAGAAACCCTTTTAGTTAGATTCATATCTGACACTTCATGTTTAGCCAACAATTTAATCAACGTAACCCCCGGCCCCCACCCCTTCCGAAAAGAAAACTAATATATAATTAGGAATAGTTTTAGGTATTTTCagaaataattatattttaatatttttaacagttaagtttaattatatatcaattttattaaaattattaaaatattaatatttaaaatttttaaatattatataataaaaaataatttcagatatttttaaaataattatattctaataataattttaattattaaaaatatatacaatatatattaatattgactattaaaattattaaagaaGATTTGAAATTTTCCAAAATAATAAGTGTATGTTCACGGAAGTTTGTGTCAAATATGAGGTACTACATGCCAAATATGCATCCATTAAAAAAGTAGCTATTTTTATTTACCTTCTTTTGTAGCAGCCTCTTCCAACTTTTTTGGGCGGAGTCAAATTAGATCTCTTCATACAATGAGATTCTCCTCCGGAATAATCATCGCTGGGACAAGGTTGTTCCTGGGAATGATTAGAAGCAAGAAGAGAAAGGGTTTCAGCGAAGGAAGTAAGGACGTTGCCAAGAAGCTCTTCAGCTGAGAGAGAAGTGTCGCCAATGGggttctgaagaagaagcttcaGCTGAGTCGCAGCTTCTTGACCTTGAACAAGTTCTTTGAttattattcttttcttcttcgatGAGACATCGTTATTTTCAGAACAAAGGGTATTCTTCTTCATAATTGTTTGCCTTTTTTGGTTTGGATCTTGTAAGGGTTTTGTTATTATTGGTAACGATAAGAGGAGAGGCTAAAAAAGCATAAtgagaagagaaggaagaagtgATATGCTTTTTGGGGTTAGTTTTggcaataacaataaataaataattaaatgttGGGAAAGGCAGCGGGCTAGCTAGTAATTGTCTTATTGTCTAATTTGTTGTGATAAGAACGAGCAACATGGATGTCCATTCCCatgtaaaattcatttttaaagAGAGAATGAATATTAAATGTATGTTGAAAATAAAGACCTCAtacatgtataaataggagtaTAGTAGGAGACTTTTTTacacaacaataataaataaatactctcttttttttttttacactaCAAAGCAATATAAAAatgttctctttctttctcttattATAAACAAATGCAATTATctctttttttacttttaatacatctttctatctttatatatatatttatgcaattctctctttctttactttttatactcttttctatctttatatatatatatactcattataacatataatattattatatatatacaaatcattattgagctaattatttTAATGCTAGAGTCGTCTATTaatacatctttattttatatttaatatatcttttatttattttacaacacgttattagcacgagactctgatcaaatttttaggaagactcaggtaacaaattgttcattatgtcgaaactctctcatcttgaattcaatgctcttgatatatctggaaacaattatttatcatggatacaagatgctgaaatccatcttgattcaatggatcttggagataccattaaggctgaaaataatgcatcctagaaggataaagctaaagccatgatttttcttcgtcgtcatcttgacaaaggattgaaaaatgaatatcttacattaaaagatcctgcagatctttggaaagaccttgaagaaaggtataatcatcagaaaatggtgatacttcctcaagcccgatatgaatggacgcatttgcgtttacaagattttaaatctataaatgaatataattctgcaatgtttcgaatcacctcacgaataAAATTGTGTGAGAAAAAataactgatcatgatatgttggagaaaactttctcaaccttccatgcctcgaatgtgctcctacAGCAGCAGTATCAAGAGaaagggtttaaaaaatattctgagttaatttattgccttcttgttgctgaacgcaacaatgagttgttattgaaaaatcatgaagcacGCCCAGCTGGCGctgccccatttcctgaagtaaatgtgGCAAATTACCctagaagaggtaaatggcaaggttttaataataagaaaaattatggaaggaaaaagaattatgttcaaaagagaggatctcaccagaagtgggataaagaaaggaaTATCGGACAGAGtaaatcaacagaggataagtgtttccgttgtggtggaaagggccattggtcacgtacctgtcgtaccccaaggcacctagtcgatctttaccaggcatctttgaaaaaggacgacaaaggaaaggaaacaaattttgtttcaaatgatgctgagaactccaccactcattatgatgcatctgatttctttgaggatcttgaagaaaatattggtcatttgatcaatgatggaatagtttaatatgtgggattgtgaagtatctatgtaaataaaaaatgtaaagaacttattgttaagttttattttctatgtatttaagtttcaaatgtgatgtacataaataatgaaatattaatgtttatgaattttgaaattattaaatgtgtcaaattttaaaataaaattttagtatatgacattattttatgtacagtgtttcttagaaaaataattctgatcaagtattcaatttaattgtgcatactactcattttattattatttgtttttgaagagaatggcaatgatatgtaatgaagatgtatgccttgcggatagtgcaagttcgcacactattctcaaaagtgatatatattttacccatcttgtgccaaaagaggaatatgttaatactattattggctcaggcaatgtgatagaaggctctggaagagctataattttgtttcctggaggaacaaaatttataataaataatgcactattatctaccaagtctctgaggaacttgttgagtttcaaagatattcgccgaaatggatatcatgttgagaggatgaatgaggaaaatcatgagtatttatgtatcacaactcatgattcaaataagaaagttatattagaaaaattaccctcactttcatctgggttgtattataccaagattagtgcaattgaatcacatgccattgtaaaccagaagtttactagctcAAATGagttcataacttggcacgaccgattgggtcatccgagaacaaccatgatgaggagaattattgaaaactctcatggacattcactaaagaaccagaagattcttaaaactagtgaattttgttgtgttgCATGTTCtcagaaaaaattaattttaaggccatcaccagtaaagattggatttgagtcccttgaattcctagaaaggattcaaggtgatatatgtggacctattcatccaccatgtggatcttttagatattttatggtcctaatagatgcatcttcgagatggtcacatgtgtgcttattatcttctcgcaacctggcgtttgcgagattattggctcaaattattcgattaaaagcacaatttccagaaaatccaatcaaagcaattcgtcttgataatgctggtaaatttacttcccaagcttttgatacttattgtatggctaatgtataagtgttgaacatccagtagctcatgttcacacacaaaatgggttagcagaatcacttattaaacgcctccaattaattgctagacccttacttatgagaacaaatctcccaacttcgattttgggggcatgctattttacatgccgcagcacttattcgtttga
The Arachis stenosperma cultivar V10309 chromosome 7, arast.V10309.gnm1.PFL2, whole genome shotgun sequence genome window above contains:
- the LOC130940661 gene encoding WRKY DNA-binding transcription factor 70-like isoform X1, whose amino-acid sequence is MKKNTLCSENNDVSSKKKRIIIKELVQGQEAATQLKLLLQNPIGDTSLSAEELLGNVLTSFAETLSLLASNHSQEQPCPSDDYSGGESHCMKRSNLTPPKKVGRGCYKRRRTEHTWTTISPTADDNHAWRKYGEKEIQNSKFPRSYFRCSRKYDQNCRAIKHVQRTQENPCMYQITYIGMHTCKATPNDAPCLVMVDCKYLKVTLINWSLSSSNVGHIYMNVLLIMIQIIYMKVRKLNPNNTKSGVLMTTMLLSDSLHMHPSSICY
- the LOC130940661 gene encoding WRKY DNA-binding transcription factor 70-like isoform X3, yielding MKKNTLCSENNDVSSKKKRIIIKELVQGQEAATQLKLLLQNPIGDTSLSAEELLGNVLTSFAETLSLLASNHSQEQPCPSDDYSGGESHCMKRSNLTPPKKVGRGCYKRRRTEHTWTTISPTADDNHAWRKYGEKEIQNSKFPRSYFRCSRKYDQNCRAIKHVQRTQENPCMYQITYIGMHTCKATPNDAPCLVMVDCKYLKVTLINWSLSSSNVGHIYMNVLLIMIQIIYMKNYKITWRRTRFS
- the LOC130940661 gene encoding WRKY DNA-binding transcription factor 70-like isoform X4 → MKKNTLCSENNDVSSKKKRIIIKELVQGQEAATQLKLLLQNPIGDTSLSAEELLGNVLTSFAETLSLLASNHSQEQPCPSDDYSGGESHCMKRSNLTPPKKVGRGCYKRRRTEHTWTTISPTADDNHAWRKYGEKEIQNSKFPRSYFRCSRKYDQNCRAIKHVQRTQENPCMYQITYIGMHTCKATPNDAPCLVMVDCKYLKVTLINWSLSSSNVGHIYMNVLLIMIQIIYMKKITS
- the LOC130940661 gene encoding WRKY DNA-binding transcription factor 70-like isoform X5 — encoded protein: MKKNTLCSENNDVSSKKKRIIIKELVQGQEAATQLKLLLQNPIGDTSLSAEELLGNVLTSFAETLSLLASNHSQEQPCPSDDYSGGESHCMKRSNLTPPKKVGRGCYKRRRTEHTWTTISPTADDNHAWRKYGEKEIQNSKFPRSYFRCSRKYDQNCRAIKHVQRTQENPCMYQITYIGMHTCKATPNDAPCLVMVDCKYLKVTLINWSLSSSNVGHIYMNVLLIMIQIIYMK
- the LOC130940661 gene encoding WRKY DNA-binding transcription factor 70-like isoform X2; the protein is MKKNTLCSENNDVSSKKKRIIIKELVQGQEAATQLKLLLQNPIGDTSLSAEELLGNVLTSFAETLSLLASNHSQEQPCPSDDYSGGESHCMKRSNLTPPKKVGRGCYKRRRTEHTWTTISPTADDNHAWRKYGEKEIQNSKFPRSYFRCSRKYDQNCRAIKHVQRTQENPCMYQITYIGMHTCKATPNDAPCLVMVDCKVPTIKQDTTPPPPSMLSDLKDIIEPYKPSIIMPPNMVSNDNANNVYPCPSSQCSDMDFGGGFSSF